TTCCATAGGACTATTAATTAAAATTCAAGTTAGAGAAACACTTGGGTTATGTTTTTTTAGAATCGTTGTTGCAGAACAGAAGGATAACATTATAAAGATTTGGGCCGAAATGAAAGGTTGGACTTATTTGAATAAACAGGGTATACAGCTGGATACATTAAGAATCCTTAGTAAATCCCCCTCCTTTGTTTCAGAGTTAATATGGGCAACAACTATGGCTTGGGCAATTGAAAAAAAATCAAGCGACAAAGCGAGACTTTTAGCTATTTTTGACAGTGAAGGGTATAGTAAAAAACTTGTAAGATATTTCAAGTTAATAGGATTTAAAATTGTTAAAGAAGTTGGTTCTAGCCCAGTAGATCTTTTATTAAGATTGGTCTGGGGAGGTGCAGGTACACTTATGACTGGGAAATGTAATTCAATATTGAAAAAACTTGAAAAGAAACTTTATTTAATTGAAGAAAGTTAACCAGCATGATAACTACTTCTAACTAGGGGACCAGAAGATACTTTCTTAAATCCTATTGCCTTAGAGAATCGATATAAATATTGAAATTCTGATGGTTCCCAATATTTCTTAACTGCCAAATGATTTAATGAGGGCCTTAAATATTGGCCAATAGTAATTTGATCACAATCTATTTTTTTAAGATCATAAATTGTGTTTTTTATTTCATCCAATGTTTCGCCCAGACCTAACATAATGCCTGATTTAGTTTGAATATGAGGAGCAAAATCTTTTGACTTTTTTAGTAAACTTAGGGATTTTTTGTAATTTGCACCTTTCCTAACTTCTTTTTGTAGTCTTTCCACAGTTTCAAGATTGTGATTAAAACAAATTGGATCTTTTTCTAAAATCATCTTCAACCTTTCTGTCTGAAGGTTATTCGTTTCATCAAAATTTTTGCCCCCACCCCATAAATCAGGAGTTAAAACCTCTATTTTTATTGTTGAATCAATTTTCCTAATCTCATCAATTGTGGATATAAATAAATTTGCACCATGATCAGGAAGATCGTCTCTAGCTACAGATGTCAACACAACATATTTCAAATTTAGTACTTTTACTGCTTCGGCGACTTGAATACATTCATCTATATTGATAGAACTAGGTCTACCTTTATTTACCTGACAAAAAGCACAAGAACGAGAACATATCGATCCACCAAGTAAGAAAGTAGCTGTTCCTGAGGCATAACATTCTGCTCTATTTGGACATCTTGCTTCTTCACAAATAGTGTGAATATTTGATTTTTTGATTAGTGTTTGTATTTTTTCGAACTCTGAAGCTTTACTAATAGGAAATTTTATCCAGGAAGGAAGTCTTAAGATTTTTTCTTGCTTGATTAGATTATATTCTCTCATTGTCTAATTTAGTTTAGTTCTTCCTTCTAAGGCCCTTGAAAGAGTAACTTCATCCACATATTCAAGCTCACTGCCCATTGGGAGGCCGTATGCAATCCTAGTAACTTTAGTAAAAGGGGCTAACAATTTTCCAATATAAAGACTTGTTGTATCTCCCTCAACACTGGGTGTTAATGCCAATATGATCTCATCAATTTCAGACTTACTAACTCTTTCTACTAAGCTTCTTATTTCTAAGAGTTCAGGACCAACAGAATCCATTGGGGAAATTAAACCGCCAATTACATGGTAAACACCTTTAAATTCTCTAGCACGCTCTAAAGCAAGCAAATCTTTGGTTTCTGCTACTACACAAATTAGTTTTTGGTCTCTTTCAGTATTTCTACAAATTTCACATTCATCATCTGAAGTCAAATTGAAGCATTTTTTACAACGACCAACATTAATATGAGCTTCTAACAGAGCCTTTGAAAAATCTCTTATTGTACTTTCAGGTTGTTTTAAAATAAACAGGGCCAATCGTTGAGCTGTTCTTGGACCAATCCCTGGGAATTTCTCAAAATGACCAATTAATTTTGAAAGCGGTTTGGTATATGTAATCAAAATTAAACTATTTCTAGGGATAATTTAGACGCAAAATTCTGAATTGGCATAATTGTTTGCTTTTAATGTCTTATTATGTTTTTAGTTCGTAATTACAAACAAAATGAAAAATATTAAATTTAACCCTTTTAAATATTTATTTTTGATTTTTTTATGTTTAACACTTAGTGCTTGTAGTGGAGGTCTCAATGCAGGATTAGAAGCTTATCAAAGCCCGGACGGAAGATATGCCTTTTTATATCCAACAGGGTGGTCTAGAGTAAAAGTCGATGGAGGGCCTGAAATTATTTATCATGATTTAATCAATAGTAATGAGACATTAAGTTTAGTAATTTCTGATGTAAATAAAGAAGTTCAATTAGAGCAATTGGGAAGCCCAAGTGAAGTAGGTCAAACATTAATAGAAAAAGTCATTGCCCCCGAAGGCTCAGGTAGAGAGGTGAAACTGATAAATTCTAAAAAGAGGGAAGCGTCGAATCATATTTTCTATGATTTAGAGTATTCATTAAATCTAAATGAACAGGTCAGACATGAACTTGCTACTGTCGTAATTGATCGAGGAACACTTTATACTTTTGCTGTAGGGACAAATGAAGAAAGATGGAATAAAGTTGATGGAATGTTTAGTAATGTAATTGAATCATTTAACTTTCTAATATAGTTTTAGAATTTTTATACTAAATACCTACTTGAACATTCCATAAATCTGCATATGTTTTATTCTGATCTAATAGGTTTTCATGTTTCCCACTTTCAACTATTTTACCCTTATCAATAACAATAATATTATCCGCATTTTTTATAGTGCTTAATCTATGAGCTATTACTATAGTGGTTCTTTCTTTTGTGATTTTAGATAATGATTTTTGAATTAAAGCCTCTGTTTCATTATCAACCGAGGCTGTAGCTTCATCTAATATTAATATTGGAGCATCCTTTAAAACAGCTCTAGCCAAGGCAATTCTTTGGCGTTGGCCTCCTGAGAGCCTTTGCCCCCTTTCTCCTACTATAGTTTTATAACCGTCTGGTAATTGTTCAATAAATTTATGAGCTTCAGCAATCTTTGACGCTTTAATGATGTCTTTAAAACTTGGGTTAATTGAGCCATATGCAATATTTTCTTGTACGCTACCATGAAATAAATAAGTTTCTTGACTTACTAAAGATATGCACTTTCTTAAATTCCTCAAATTTATTTCTTTAATAGAAATGCCATCCAAGGTTATTGAGCCATTATTACTATCATAAATCCTAAGGAGTAGTTTTATTATTGTACTTTTCCCGGAACCTGTTAAACCAACAATTCCTAATGTTGAGTTTTTTTCAATTTTGAAATTTATATTTTTTAAAGTTAAATCTCGTCCAGGATAATTAAAATTTACATTATTAAAAATAATTTCTCCTTTAATATCTTTAGGTTCAATTTTTATTTTTCCATCTTTTATTTTTATAGGAGTATCTATAAGATCAATTACTCTATCTATTGATGCCATAGATCTCTGAAAATCATCTAAAACATGTCCCAAAGTAGTTAGAGGCCATAATAGTCTTTGTGTAATAAATACTAAGAAACTATAAGTACCTACATTAAGTGTCTTATTCCATGTTTGGAAACCTCCAATTAATAGAATTGCTATAAAGGCAAATAATATTGCAAATCTTATAAGGGGGATAAAAGCTGAAGATAATTTTATTGCAGCCTTATTACTTCTTTGATAAGCGAGACTTTCTTTATTTAATCTATTTAGTTCCCATTTTTCTTTAGTAAAACTTTTAATGGTCAGAATTCCACTTAAATTATTATTAAGTCTTGATGCCAACAGTCCAGCTTTATTTCTTACATCTCTATATTTTGGAGCAAGCTTTCTTTGAAATTTAATTGATCCTAAAAATATGATTGGGATAGGAAAGAAAGCAAATAAAGCAATTTTTGGAGCAACAAAAATCATAGTGCCCCCAATTATTAACACCGTTATAAATAATTGAATAATCTGATTAGCCCCTTGGTCTAGAAATCTCTCGAGTTGATTTATATCATCATTCAAAATAGATAATAGTCTTCCAGTATTATCATTTTCAAAAAAATCCATATCTAATTCCTGTATATGCTCATAAGCTTTTATTCTTAGTTTATGTTGCGATAGCTGAGCCAAATTTCTCCATAAAACCGAATATAAATATTCAAAGTAAGATTCACCAGACCAAACTATTCCTGATGCAAATGCAAGAAAAATCAATTGTGCTGGAACTTCTTTTATCCCAAAACCAGAAATCCATGAATTCTGTTCCTTTACAACGATATCCACTGCAAGACCAATTATTACAGGGGGGGCTAAATCTAATATCTTATTAATTATGGAACTAAAAAAAGCAAAAAATAATAATCTTCTCTCTTCAATAAGATTCAAATAAAGTCTAATTATTGGAATTTGATTGTTCTTAGACCTCATAAGATCGCAATTAAATTTTTCTATTATTATTTAAACTTTCTTTAGTTTCTAATTTACATTTTGTTTTTGCATCTTGATGACTTGCATTTTGCGTAAATTCTTCGTAATAACATTCACAAGTTTCATTTGCAATTTCTTCACTATATACCATTTCTGCTTTCAACATCTCCTCTTTGACACTCTGAAGACAAAATAATTTTATGATTGAATTTTGTTTTGCTTGGGCTAAATAATAATTATTAAAAGAGTTTATTAAAATAATTAAATTAACCAAAATAAAGAATTTATATTTGCTGGCTTTCATTATCTATTATTAGTTTCTTACTTTAATTCTTTTTAATTTATTTTTAGTTTCTCTATGCAGATCTCTAGGTAAGTCAACCAAACTATAATCATTAAAAATCTGGATCTTACCTATGGATCTACCATTTATATTAGTTGAATTACAGATTGAGGATATAATATTTGCAACTCTAACACCATCAAATTTACCAAAGTTAAATTTATAGGTTTCAAAAGAATCATTTTGATAATTATTTCTTCTATTTGAATTTCTCATACGATTATTACCATTTCTATTTGATCTATTTCGATCAGTATTATTTTGATTATGAATCCAAGAATCATCTTCATTAACAAAAAATGCTTTATTCCCTATTACTAAATTAATCGCCGCCATTGCAATATTTGAGTCATCCATGTAGTGTTTTTCTTTTAAATTATCTAGTACATCAATAATCAAAGCTTTATTTTCTTCATTCTCTTCATTAGATAAAGAACTCTCATTAACATTCTCTATAAGTTTCTCCATCCTTTTTTCATTTATTATTTTATTGCTTGGTATATTAATTTCTTCAATCTTAGTTCT
The window above is part of the Prochlorococcus marinus CUG1415 genome. Proteins encoded here:
- the recR gene encoding recombination mediator RecR — encoded protein: MITYTKPLSKLIGHFEKFPGIGPRTAQRLALFILKQPESTIRDFSKALLEAHINVGRCKKCFNLTSDDECEICRNTERDQKLICVVAETKDLLALERAREFKGVYHVIGGLISPMDSVGPELLEIRSLVERVSKSEIDEIILALTPSVEGDTTSLYIGKLLAPFTKVTRIAYGLPMGSELEYVDEVTLSRALEGRTKLN
- the lipA gene encoding lipoyl synthase is translated as MREYNLIKQEKILRLPSWIKFPISKASEFEKIQTLIKKSNIHTICEEARCPNRAECYASGTATFLLGGSICSRSCAFCQVNKGRPSSINIDECIQVAEAVKVLNLKYVVLTSVARDDLPDHGANLFISTIDEIRKIDSTIKIEVLTPDLWGGGKNFDETNNLQTERLKMILEKDPICFNHNLETVERLQKEVRKGANYKKSLSLLKKSKDFAPHIQTKSGIMLGLGETLDEIKNTIYDLKKIDCDQITIGQYLRPSLNHLAVKKYWEPSEFQYLYRFSKAIGFKKVSSGPLVRSSYHAG
- the psbP gene encoding photosystem II reaction center PsbP, with the protein product MKNIKFNPFKYLFLIFLCLTLSACSGGLNAGLEAYQSPDGRYAFLYPTGWSRVKVDGGPEIIYHDLINSNETLSLVISDVNKEVQLEQLGSPSEVGQTLIEKVIAPEGSGREVKLINSKKREASNHIFYDLEYSLNLNEQVRHELATVVIDRGTLYTFAVGTNEERWNKVDGMFSNVIESFNFLI
- a CDS encoding ABC transporter ATP-binding protein, which gives rise to MRSKNNQIPIIRLYLNLIEERRLLFFAFFSSIINKILDLAPPVIIGLAVDIVVKEQNSWISGFGIKEVPAQLIFLAFASGIVWSGESYFEYLYSVLWRNLAQLSQHKLRIKAYEHIQELDMDFFENDNTGRLLSILNDDINQLERFLDQGANQIIQLFITVLIIGGTMIFVAPKIALFAFFPIPIIFLGSIKFQRKLAPKYRDVRNKAGLLASRLNNNLSGILTIKSFTKEKWELNRLNKESLAYQRSNKAAIKLSSAFIPLIRFAILFAFIAILLIGGFQTWNKTLNVGTYSFLVFITQRLLWPLTTLGHVLDDFQRSMASIDRVIDLIDTPIKIKDGKIKIEPKDIKGEIIFNNVNFNYPGRDLTLKNINFKIEKNSTLGIVGLTGSGKSTIIKLLLRIYDSNNGSITLDGISIKEINLRNLRKCISLVSQETYLFHGSVQENIAYGSINPSFKDIIKASKIAEAHKFIEQLPDGYKTIVGERGQRLSGGQRQRIALARAVLKDAPILILDEATASVDNETEALIQKSLSKITKERTTIVIAHRLSTIKNADNIIVIDKGKIVESGKHENLLDQNKTYADLWNVQVGI